Proteins co-encoded in one Chroicocephalus ridibundus chromosome 6, bChrRid1.1, whole genome shotgun sequence genomic window:
- the DUSP5 gene encoding dual specificity protein phosphatase 5, producing the protein MKVTSLDCRQLRKLLRKEPSRCLVLDCRPYLSYSASCLRGSLNVNLNSVVMRRARGGAVPLHFVVPDAAARARLLLGGEGAAGGARLAAVVVLDQGTGHWQKLKKDSTAQIVLNALLSSLPEAGARVCFLKGGYETFNSQYPECCVDGKLISPERTEAERNLASHCEKQSVNHKPAYDQGGPVEILPFLYLGSAYHASKCEFLANLHITALLNVSRKSSESFKDQYCYKWIPVEDSHTADISSHFQEAIDFIDYVRRSGGKILVHCEAGISRSPTICMAYLMKTNKLRLDEAFDYIKQRRSLISPNFGFMGQLLQYESEILSSTPSPPVTSCKREAASFFAEELTLGKNFEGSCFAFPTSVLSSVPIHSPVHQLKLSPMTASSSC; encoded by the exons ATGAAAGTCACGTCCCTCGACTGCCGCCAGCTGAGGAAGCTGCTGCGGAAGGAGCCCTCCCGCTGCCTGGTGCTGGACTGCCGGCCCTACCTGTCCTACTCGGCCTCCTGCCTCCGCGGTTCGCTCAACGTCAACCTCAACTCGGTGGTGATGCGGAGGGCCCGCGGCGGTGCCGTCCCGCTCCACTTCGTGGTGCCCGACGCGGCCGCCCGCGCCCGGCTGCTgctgggcggggagggggcggcggggggcgcccGCCTGGCCGCCGTGGTGGTGCTGGACCAAGGCACGGGGCACTGGCAGAAGCTGAAGAAGGACAGCACGGCGCAGATCGTCCTCAACGCCCTACTCTCCAGCCTGCCGGAGGCCGGGGCCAGGGTCTGCTTCCTGAAAG gGGGATATGAAACCTTTAACTCGCAATATCCTGAGTGCTGCGTGGATGGAAAACTCATTTCCCCGGAGAGGACCGAGGCGGAGAGAAACCTTGCCAGCCACTGTGAGAAGCAGAGTGTCAACCACAAACCTGCTTACGACCAG GGCGGTCCAGTCGAAATCCTGCCTTTTCTCTACCTTGGTAGTGCCTATCATGCTTCCAAGTGCGAGTTTCTCGCCAATCTGCACATCACAGCCCTGCTCAATGTCTCCAGGAAAAGCTCGGAGTCCTTTAAAGACCAGTATTGCTACAAGTGGATCCCAGTGGAGGACAGTCACACGGCGGACATCAGCTCACACTTCCAGGAAGCCATCGACTTCATCG actATGTCAGACGAAGCGGGGGCAAGATCCTGGTACACTGCGAAGCAGGGATTTCACGCTCTCCCACCATCTGCATGGCGTATCTCATGAAGACGAACAAGCTCCGCTTGGACGAAGCCTTCGATTACATCAAGCAGCGCCGGAGCCTGATCTCACCAAACTTTGGTTTCATGGGTCAGTTGCTGCAATATGAGTCGGAGATCTTGTCTTCCACTCCCAGCCCCCCCGTCACCTCATGCAAAAGAGAAGCCGCATCTTTCTTTGCAGAAGAACTGACCTTAGGCAAAAACTTTGAGGGCTCGTGTTTTGCCTTTCCTACCTCAGTGTTGAGTTCTGTGCCCATCCACTCTCCTGTCCACCAGCTGAAACTCAGCCCGATGACAGCATCTTCGTCctgctga